The sequence TCAGGAACAATCGCCAGCTCTGGCCGAGGTCCGCTTTATGAGAGAACCAGCCGAGCAGCAGGCCCATGATGAGCGAGCCGGCGATATTGACGATCAGCGTCCCGGCAGGGAAACCGGTGCCGAGCAGGCGCAGAGCCAAAAGGTTGACGCCGTGACGGGCCGCCCCGCCGATGCCGGCACCTAAAAAGACAGTCAGAAAAGCATTCATAATCACCCCGCTTGTTGTTCAGCAGGGCGCAGACGGGTTGCGATAAGGGGAGAATAGCACCTACCGCGCCGAAAGCGCCCGGTAGGAGTCATCAGCCTCGCGGCGGTTATCGGGGGAACCCCATCCCCATCAAGCTAAGAGAATAGCAGGATTTTCGCGCTTCTGTCACCGCGCAAAAGGTTCGGTTTTGCGCGGGCGATCGAAAAGGCGTTCAGCTCCTTTCCTGCGCGTTGCTCTATCGCAGAAGTCCCCGCTTTTTGCACTATCGCGCCGGCGCGGCCACCGTGATCGTGCAGTGCTGATCTTCACTGGCGGTGCGCGCGGCCTCGGCGCACCGGCCGATCGCCTCGGCGTTGTCGCGCGTGAGCTGCGAGGCGTCGACCACGCTGCGCCAGCCGTCGGGGTCGGCCGTCTGCATTATAGTGACGCCG is a genomic window of Novosphingobium resinovorum containing:
- the crcB gene encoding fluoride efflux transporter CrcB, whose product is MNAFLTVFLGAGIGGAARHGVNLLALRLLGTGFPAGTLIVNIAGSLIMGLLLGWFSHKADLGQSWRLFLTTGILGGFTTFSTFSLDVALLHERGQLWTAALYAAVSVILAISGLFAGLFIIRNLS